Proteins encoded in a region of the Vicia villosa cultivar HV-30 ecotype Madison, WI linkage group LG5, Vvil1.0, whole genome shotgun sequence genome:
- the LOC131607830 gene encoding protein kinase PINOID-like encodes MLEPPARDSELSLETVNSTQRSSMSSESLCSTSFSRLSFDLIPASPESLSIKPHRSSDFAYSAIRSATFRRKSALTFRDFHLLRRIGAGDIGTVYLCRLRNRNNKFENEEEASCLYAMKVVDKEVVALKKKVERAEMERKILKMLDHPFLPTLYAEFEASHFSCIVMEFCSGGDLHSLRHKYPNNRLPLSSARFYASEVLVALEYLHMLGIIYRDLKPENVLVRSDGHIMLSDFDLSLCSDAIPAVESSDSLQDSAFPPTLPCTRTRSFSTPFTCFSNRLFRSRKVQTIQPNRLFVAEPVSARSCSFVGTHEYVSPEVAAGNSHGNAVDWWSFGIFIYELIYGHTPFAAPSNKATLRSILKKPLTFPTATPSTTLERHARDLICGLLNKDPAQRLGSKRGAADVKKHPFFKGINLALIRMLTPPEVPGSRRPKTTSSYRGNVSSSRQEPTASFDIFF; translated from the exons ATGTTAGAACCTCCTGCACGTGATTCTGAGTTGAGTTTAGAGACTGTGAATTCCACACAACGAAGTTCAATGAGCAGTGAAAGCCTCTGCAGCACGAGTTTCAGTCGTCTTTCATTCGACCTTATCCCTGCTTCCCCTGAGAGCCTCTCCATCAAGCCTCACCGCTCCTCTGATTTTGCTTACTCCGCTATCCGTTCCGCTACATTCCGCCGCAAATCGGCACTTACCTTCCGTGACTTTCACCTCCTCCGTCGTATCGGTGCCGGTGATATTGGTACTGTTTACCTCTGCCGCCTCCGAAACAGAAATAACAAATTcgaaaatgaagaagaagcttCTTGCTTGTATGCGATGAAGGTAGTGGATAAAGAGGTTGTAGCATTGAAGAAGAAAGTAGAGAGAGCTGAAATGGAGAGAAAGATCCTCAAGATGCTTGATCATCCTTTTCTACCTACACTTTACGCTGAGTTTGAAGCTTCTCATTTCTCTTGCATTGTTATGGAGTTTTGTTCCGGTGGAGACTTGCATTCTCTACGCCATAAATATCCTAATAACCGTCTTCCTCTTTCTTCCGCAAG ATTTTATGCATCTGAGGTGTTGGTGGCGTTGGAGTACCTTCACATGCTTGGAATCATTTACAGAGATCTAAAGCCTGAGAATGTGCTAGTCAGATCCGACGGTCACATTATGCTTTCAGATTTCGATCTTTCACTCTGCTCTGATGCGATCCCCGCCGTTGAATCATCAGATTCATTACAAGACTCCGCGTTTCCACCAACATTACCATGCACTCGCACGCGTTCTTTCTCTACTCCATTCACTTGCTTCTCAAATCGGTTATTCCGGTCTCGTAAGGTTCAAACCATTCAACCGAACCGGCTCTTTGTAGCTGAACCGGTTTCAGCCCGGTCCTGTTCATTTGTTGGAACACACGAGTACGTCTCACCGGAGGTAGCTGCCGGAAACTCCCACGGAAACGCCGTAGACTGGTGGTCGTTTGGAATATTCATCTACGAACTCATCTATGGACATACTCCATTTGCAGCTCCATCGAACAAGGCTACGCTGCGTAGCATCTTAAAAAAACCCTTAACCTTTCCCACAGCCACGCCTTCAACCACGCTTGAACGTCACGCGCGAGACTTGATTTGTGGTTTGCTTAACAAGGACCCGGCTCAACGGCTCGGGTCAAAGCGCGGGGCAGCTGACGTCAAGAAGCACCCGTTTTTCAAAGGGATTAACTTGGCGCTGATTCGCATGCTGACGCCGCCTGAAGTTCCTGGCTCAAGAAGGCCAAAAACGACGTCGTCGTACCGCGGTAACGTTAGTAGTAGTAGACAGGAACCAACGGCGTCGTTTGatattttcttttga